A part of Bubalus bubalis isolate 160015118507 breed Murrah chromosome 6, NDDB_SH_1, whole genome shotgun sequence genomic DNA contains:
- the S100A4 gene encoding protein S100-A4 → MAYPLEKALDVMVSTFHKYSGKEGDKFKLNKSELKELLTRELPSFLGKRTDEAAFQKLMSNLDCNKDNEVDFQEYCVFLSCIAMMCNEFFEGFPDKQPRKK, encoded by the exons ATGGCataccccctggagaaggccctCGATGTGATGGTGTCCACCTTCCACAAGTACTCGGGCAAGGAGGGTGACAAGTTCAAGCTCAACAAGTCTGAGCTAAAGGAGCTGCTGACCCGGGAGCTGCCCAGCTTCTTGGGG AAAAGGACGGATGAAGCTGCGTTCCAGAAACTGATGAGCAACCTGGACTGCAACAAGGACAACGAGGTGGACTTCCAGGAGTACTGCGTCTTCCTGTCCTGCATCGCCATGATGTGCAATGAGTTCTTCGAAGGTTTCCCTGATAAGCAACCCCGGAAAAAGTGA